A region of Solanum stenotomum voucher PI 320364 plastid, complete genome DNA encodes the following proteins:
- the atpH gene encoding AtpH, which produces MNPLISAASVIAAGLAVGLASIGPGIGQGTAAGQAVEGIARQPEAEGKIRGTLLLSLAFMEALTIYGLVVALALLFANPFV; this is translated from the coding sequence ATGAATCCACTGATTTCCGCCGCTTCCGTTATTGCTGCTGGATTGGCCGTAGGGCTTGCTTCTATTGGACCTGGAATTGGTCAAGGGACTGCTGCGGGTCAAGCTGTAGAGGGTATCGCGAGACAGCCTGAGGCAGAGGGAAAAATACGAGGTACGCTATTGCTTAGTCTAGCTTTTATGGAAGCTTTAACAATTTATGGACTGGTTGTAGCATTAGCACTTTTATTTGCAAATCCTTTTGTTTAA